The Epinephelus fuscoguttatus linkage group LG19, E.fuscoguttatus.final_Chr_v1 genome contains the following window.
CCAGGGAGAAAAGACTGGGCCCACCACTTCAGCAGTTTGAACCTGAGGACCACCAAAATGAGGGAACTTTAAAACAGCTCAgacttgggggaaaaaaaaaatcaaagaaaaaataaaagatgtgaTGTTTCGCGGTTTCAGCATCTACCTGTGAAAGTTGCTGCGCTGTTTGGGGGTGCAGATCTCCGCAGATGTCTTCAGCTCCACGTAGCatgcaggaggagctggagcttTGGGATCTTTATCCCGGCAGTCAACCTCACCGGAGAACAGAAGTCTGTGATCTGCAAGCCGAGTTTGCACCACCGTACAGAAGGCTTCATTGGTGTTGACCACTCCGCCTGGGTCAGGTAAACTGTGGGCGCTATCTACAGGAAGTGGACGAATATGAGGCGTTATCATTCATACAAGTGCTCATCACTTTAAGTACCTTTATATGATTTGAGATCTGAAAGAAAGTTGTATAAACCTACCTACCTGCACATGTGTATTGCTCAAACTTGTATCCCCAGTACATCATCTCTTCATGTCTCTCAGTGCGGTTCTCTCGTTCCCTACGGGCAGCTTCTGTTTCCACTTCACTGATGTAAAGCGTGCCTCTGAACCTGGTGACTGCCAGCAACCAACCCTCCTTTGTCTCATAGGGAGTGGTCAGCAGCTTGGTCAGATGACCACGCCATGTCACAAATTCAACATCTAGAGCACTGGGCAGAGCAGAGGTTGATCAAAGAATATGCGTCCAACAGGAAAGTTGAGGTGAGAGGTGACGATCACAAGTGAGTATCTATCTGACCTGGAAGTGTTACCCTGAATGTGAAGAACAAAAACTTTTGATTACATTTACCATGATGAGGCTGCGGTCGCCCTCGAGCTGAGCTTCGACCTGTTGGCCAAGATCCAGCGTAGGATGTGATCAAGCTTTTCCTTCACACAATCGTCTCTCTTTGTAAAGCGGTCCTTGTAGCCATCTCTCAGGTCAAAATTAGGACTTCTGTCAGGTTCCACATAATATCTCATCTGCCTCCTGTCATTGAAGAATCTACGCTCAGAGTCGAGGGAGAAACATCCAACTTCGATGGGCTGTTTGTACACAGGAAAGTCTCTTTCATATAGCTCCCTTCTGGTGCTCAAACCCCGAGAGCTGGGTGGGTTTTGCCCAGGAGTTGGCTGAAAGTGATGCTGGTGATAGTTTGGTCTGGAGTATTTATT
Protein-coding sequences here:
- the dxo gene encoding decapping and exoribonuclease protein isoform X2 → MDQHRSQSPRSRYQNSHSAHKRQRDGNGRHHSENKYSRPNYHQHHFQPTPGQNPPSSRGLSTRRELYERDFPVYKQPIEVGCFSLDSERRFFNDRRQMRYYVEPDRSPNFDLRDGYKDRFTKRDDCVKEKLDHILRWILANRSKLSSRATAASSCALDVEFVTWRGHLTKLLTTPYETKEGWLLAVTRFRGTLYISEVETEAARRERENRTERHEEMMYWGYKFEQYTCADSAHSLPDPGGVVNTNEAFCTVVQTRLADHRLLFSGEVDCRDKDPKAPAPPACYVELKTSAEICTPKQRSNFHRFKLLKWWAQSFLPGVPRVVAGFRDHEGVVVAVETFPISKISHIIKNEHNCWKPTVCMNFCCEFLSFVKQIATEDNPSVVYLFSWEPHRDVTYSVHRDSQYSFLPHWYVDGMSSGEDSHQQS
- the dxo gene encoding decapping and exoribonuclease protein isoform X1: MLAKVEMDQHRSQSPRSRYQNSHSAHKRQRDGNGRHHSENKYSRPNYHQHHFQPTPGQNPPSSRGLSTRRELYERDFPVYKQPIEVGCFSLDSERRFFNDRRQMRYYVEPDRSPNFDLRDGYKDRFTKRDDCVKEKLDHILRWILANRSKLSSRATAASSCALDVEFVTWRGHLTKLLTTPYETKEGWLLAVTRFRGTLYISEVETEAARRERENRTERHEEMMYWGYKFEQYTCADSAHSLPDPGGVVNTNEAFCTVVQTRLADHRLLFSGEVDCRDKDPKAPAPPACYVELKTSAEICTPKQRSNFHRFKLLKWWAQSFLPGVPRVVAGFRDHEGVVVAVETFPISKISHIIKNEHNCWKPTVCMNFCCEFLSFVKQIATEDNPSVVYLFSWEPHRDVTYSVHRDSQYSFLPHWYVDGMSSGEDSHQQS